A region of the Haloarcula rubripromontorii genome:
GCTGGTGCATGGCGACCAGCCGAACTAATCCTTCGTCGGCTGGCTCGAGCGAGAAGTCGGCGTCCTCCCAGTCTGGGCCCTTGACGGAATCGATACCATACAAAGCGACATCTCCGTTGATCGTTGTCGGCGTATGCGTGAGGCGAATTGCGTCGCCCGTGAGAACGAACTCGTCCACGAAGTCGGTGTTCCGTCGGAGTTCGTGGTTTCCGACGATGACGTAGAACGGGATGTTCGCCTTGCGAAGTTCGCGCAGGGCCTCGTGGCACGCGTAAACATCGTCGAAGCTCGTGAGTTGGTCATCGAAGAGATCACCAGTGTGTAACACAGCGTCGACCGGCTCGTTGTCATGGTCGGGATGTTCTCCACGAGCGATTTCTAACGTTTGCTCGAACGCGTCGAAGAAGTCCTCCCGTCGCGTCGTGTTCCGGTACTGCTGATAGCCGATGTGGGTGTCGCTAACGTGAAGGATGCGAGTCGTCATGGTCGGTGGCACCTCCGTCGCGGAGGATGAAGTCGCATGTCAGACATCTCTATCTTCAGCAACTCTTGCCGGTCACTTATATTTATGGTTTAGAACATGAGCTTGCCCCAAAGTCCTACTATTGAGTCAAATTGTGAGCGCAAACGATACGGAGTGCTTCTCCGGAACGTCGTAGTAACGCTAAAATAGGACACCGAATAGAATATGGCTGTGGGAGTACAAACACGACTATGCAAAGAACCGATTTCACGCCAGATTACAGGCAGCTGAATCCATGGTGGGATTCCGGCGATGTCTCCGAAGCAGACCGGTATCACTCCGAACGACGCTCCGATTACAAGTACAAACTAGACCGAGTCCGTAACAACCGATTCGTGACTATCGCCGGGGCAGCGGGAAGCGGCAAAACAACGATTCTACACCAGATCGCCCACGATCTTACGATCGAGTATGGCGTTTATCCGCAGAACGTCATGTATCTACCACTCGGAGATTCCCGATTCCAAATTGGTAGTGACGTACTGGCCGATGCTGTTGACGAGTTTGCCACATACTACTGGCGGCAAGACACCGATCCCGGAACCGGATACGTATTGATTGACGACGCACATGCGACCGATTCGTGGAGCGAGCAAGTGCGCGATTGTCTCGATAAATACGACAATCTCACTATCGCCGTGACGCTGCCAACAGTAGCACGAGCGAACACTGACTCGATTGAAAAACTGAACATCGAGACATCTAGCGATCTCCTCCTTCCACCGAAGTATTACGACGTCATCACCGAAACCCGCGACATTGAGGTCAACAAGGAAGTAGTCAGGAGTGTCCGCGACGCGTTGGAATCTGCTGCAGATACCGGAGATGTCACAGGTCTTGAGTCGGCGGTCAATTCAGTACTGGATTCGATCGAATCAGCAAGTACACTGAAGCGCGGTGTGCGGGAGTTCCTCCAAGGAAGTGGACGCGATGTTACTATCGAGGATGTCCGCAACAATTTGGAGTTGACTGTCTATCGAGATGTCCCCCGCTATCAGCAATTCGACGACCGAAGCGATCTCTACGCGTTGTGTGCTATTGCAGCGATGTATCCGGGTCAAACGCTTGGTCTGAAAAACTTGAGTGAGATTTTGGACTGTGACCGTCGAACGTTGCAACGCTATATCGACGTTTTGGAGGACTTCTTCATCCTAACGCCCTCGTATCAATACAAGCACGAGCGTCGACGGAGCGTGCGGCTGTACGTTCGTGACCCGGTGCTCATGGGCTCGCTTCTTGACCTTGACTATGACGGACTACTTCCGACAGATGTCGAGCAGAAGTTGATAACCGCAGTGACCTTTGACCACTTGAAGCGCCTTGGCTTCCGTTTTCACCGAAGTAACGCCCCGGTAGACTTCTGGGAGAGCGGAGATACTGACGTCGACTTCGTTCTGGAAACGGGTGACGGAACGCCAATTCCGATAGTTACGCCCGACCCGAGCGGAGATAGAGCAGCAGGAGACCGTATAGAGGCGTTTTGTGAGGAACACGACTGCACGCTTGGAGTAAAGGTCTCGCGTGACGCCGAACCTGATATTGAAGAAAACATGGCCACGCTTCCGCTCTGGCTATTCCTCTTCATCATCTAATTTCCTCGAACTTCTATCTCGAAACTGCACGCTCTTTGAGCAAGCCAACTCCATTGACGTAAGCGAACGACAGGCCCAGATCATAATATCAACTCCGTCTCAAAGCGGTTTTCTGGATTCGAGAATATCCCTGCCAATAATGGCACAGGAGAGAACCGACATAGATGGTTTCTTCTCTCCGGATGAGTTGGAACCGCACCCTATCAACGACGACATCTATGATGACCGTACAGAACCCGATAAGGCATTAGAAGCCAGCATCGAGAAACATGGTATTCTCAACCCAATTATCGTCGATCCACAACCCGACGCTGGGGAGGCGGACGATAAACCGACAATAATCTCCGGACATCGACGCGTCGAGGTCGCAAAGAAGCTAAATCTGGACGAAGTACCAGTAGAGGAACTTCGGCTGGCATCGGAGCTCGAACGTCGAGAGCTACTACTCGAGTATAACCGAAACCGAGACAAAACGTTCAGCCAGCGCATGCGAGAGGCGCGGGAGTTAGAGCGCATTGAGCGCGAGCGGGCCCAAGAACGACAGGGTACCCGCACCGACATCGTGGAAAATTCACCATCAAGTGCAGATACCTCGACAGACAAGGAATACGGGAAAACTCGCGATAAGGTGGCCGACGAGACAGGGTTCGGTTCTGGCCGCACCTTTGACAAGGCGAAAACGGTCTGGAAGGCGGCTCAAGACGGAGATACTGTGGCCCAACACGAGGTCGCGAAACTCGACCGCGACAAACAATCGATTCACGGAGCTTACGAGCAAGTCAAAGATCGGTTAGAGCCGAGTTCCGAGGCGGACGAAGAGGCAAACGACACGGAGGAAGCGGACGCATCTTCGGAGACCGATGAGGACAATCCCGAACAACTCTCTCCAGAAGATGTGATCCTCTCCGCCTATGTCGGTGAAAATGCCAAGGTGTTCCCGAAGGTTCTCGATCTGCACGTTGAGTCCGGATCGCACATCGCCGATGTCACCTACGGCAATGGCTCTTTCTGGCGACGCGTCCCCTCGGACAAGTATGAGCTGACTGCGACTGATATTGATCCGGCGCGCTCGCCCGACTCAACGGATGGAGTCGACTGTCGCGACCTGCCGTACGATGACGAGTCGTTCGACTGCGTGGTACTTGATCCACCGTACAAAGGCGGGTTCTACGAGAGTGAGGACAAGCCCTCAGAGAACAAGTTTTGGATGACGGATCGGTACGTCGGGGGCCTCGGCGAACAATCTGCAACCTATCACGAGGCGGTTATTAATATGTACGCAGCGGCGGGGAAAGAGGCTCACCGCGTGCTTGAAGAGGATGGTGTACTCGTCGTCAAAACGCAGGACGAGGTGAGCGAGAACGAGCAGCGGTTCACTCATATTCAGATAACCGAGATATTCAGTGAGATGGGATTCCATGCTAAGGACTTGTTCGTGGTCGTCAGGCCCGATCGTCCGACGATTGGCCGCACGTACGAGCAACGACGAGCACGCAAGAACCACTCATTCTTCCTCGTGTTCGAAAAAAGGGAGTAAGAGGGTAAGGAGACGATTTTCCGGAAGCGTTCTACTCATTCATAGCACATCCTGATAGACCGCAAGTTCGATGATCTATCCGAGATCGCGATTCTGACAGAATTTTTATAACCGATCGGAGGATCCTCGAGACTGGCCCCAGCAATAGAAGCCAGCTGGTGCCGCGGTAGCGGCAACAAGATTCCGTTCACTGGAACCAATACAGGCATGTCTATACCAGTCAGCATCCGACAAGCGTTCGATTTCAGGCGTACAACACGAGGTGTTCGACAGTGAAGTCGTTGTATTCATGGCAGGAACAGATGCTCCCTCATATCGATCCACCCCCGCGCTGGAAGCGGGCCGAAACACACGTAATCAAAGAATATGGCCTTATTGAGGATCACGCGTCGTGGCACGATGCGCGCACTGACGATGATGAACTGGTCGAGATCAAGTCCTGTGCGTGCGAATACGAAGATGGCTCGGTCGGAGAATTCGCTGTCTGGGAGTACCAGTGGGTAAAACTTGTTACTCGAGGGAAATTCGCACTTCTCGTCTATATCCCTGACGCAGATTGTACAGTCTTGGCGACAAAGATGGTCTTTCCCGGTCAGATAGGGAAGGCTGGAACAGTGTCTAAACGTAAGCATCCGACAATGGGGCGTCAGAGGCTTCGACGCGTTCCGTGGCCGGAGGTAATCTCACTGGACGAGATTGAACCCCGCAAACGTCACTACTTCACTGATTACTATTCTGAAGAGGAGGTAGAAAAGACGGCGTTCTGGTATCCGCCCAAAGAATAGGAGTCCGGGGAATACCTCCATTCCCTGTTCGGCGAGAAGGTTGTAGAACTCCCGCGCCGACATCGCTTCAAGGAACCCGCTCACAGACGCAGATTTGACCTCTTCGTTCTCGTATGTCCTCCACGTCACCCCCTCCCTCGGACGCCGCGTACGGCACTACAGCGTTCGCCAGTACGGCGCGCCATCGCTTGCTGATGCCAACCGAGTCCTTTAGCTTTCGACGCCGCCTTATCTGATACCTTTTACCTCAGAAAGAAGACCCAGAATCCGGCCACACCGCATCGTGGACGCGAAACAGATGCAGGGCTGGCGGGACGTGAAGCGTCCCACGCCCAGAAAGCAGGCGCAGGGAAGTGGGCTCTCCAGACCACGGGAACCAGCAACCGGCTCCATCCGATAGTAGGCCCTGAACCGGTGTAAACCTCACGCAGGACGGGGTTCGCCGCCGAGACCCGCCACGGTACTACGAACCCAGTCGGGAGGTGTTGGCCCTCTTTACGCGGGCGCGTTGCCGCCGAACGTGCCGCTAACCCACCTTTGAGCGCCATAATCCTTAGATCTGGTTTCAGGAACCTCCCGACTAGGCCGGGAAATGTAGAGCGTGATTTGTTCCCCACATTTCCAACCGCCAGACAACGCCGGTGAATGTTGGGGGTGGTTTGACCCTAACAATCGCTCTACTGCCTGTTATTGAGCATATGGTGGGGTTCTACTGCCGAAATCCTTCACCCCCCGCCCCCGATCCGGCAGAGAGGGGTATGTATCCCCCCACCTGCCCCCTCAACGCGCGTGCATAAGGGTGCAAAGACCACTACTGGTTGTGAGGAAGTCCAAAGGTGTGCGAGAAGGGGTCAGGATTCGGCGAGTGCTGTTCGGAGTTCGCGCCACGCGTCGAGAGCCCGATCGCCCTTTGGGGTGATCTGATAGAGGCTGATGTGCCGGTCGTCAACCAGCTCGACGAGGCCTTGGTCACGCATCTTGGAGAGACGTTTGCTGACGTACGATCTGCTGCTGGAGACATCGTCTTCATCACTAAGGATGGAAGGCGTGCTCCGCCCGTCACGGAGATGATCAAGGAGCGTGGCGTCTGTCTTGGAGAGCTGTGGCGGTGCGTCAGTCTGACCCGTCATTGTGTGTTGGTTATAGATGGAGACGTAAAAGAGTACCCCGAGCCGTATATCTCCCACCCCCTGTAGCGTGTAGCTTTTATGTTGTTCCCGGATATGCTCGAGCGAGTCCGATGGGCTCTCCAGACCCGGGCGCCGTCCCTAATCGGCGCGCCCATTCCAGCTCGGAGGACTCGCCCCTCTCCAGCGAACATGCAGGAAATCGAGGTAATTCAGCGACCGGGCGAAGGCGACGCAGGTGACGACGAGCTAGTCATCGACATTGGAAACAACTATCACCTCAGCATCGAGGTCTCCGCTGACGAAATGCGCGTCCGTCTCCGCGACGCGTCGGACGACGAGATGCTGTACCGCGACGACTGGCAGCGCGATTGGTTCGAGAGCGAGCAGAAGCGCAAGAAGTACGGCAACCAGATGGCGGACGCCGCCGACCGCGACGATCTCAACAGCGGCTGGCTGAAAACGAAGCTCCGCGAGCTGGCCCTGACGATGAAGGACGACGAGACGACGGAAATGACGCCCGATGCGAAGAAGCTCGTGGAGGAACTTACGAGCGACGTGAAGGCGTACCAGTCCGCCGACGGCCTCACCGTGATGGTATGGGTGGATTCACCCGCCTCGTCCCCCATCGACGACACGCGGATCTTCCGCTTCGATCTCTCCGAGTGGCGGAGCGACAGCGCCGAGACGGTGAAGGCGAAGTACTACCAGAACTTCCTCGTCGAGCCGGAGATCGGCGATCAGGACTGGAACGCGATCTGGGAGGACTGGAACGCACAGAAGACCGTGGCGACGACCGAGCAGGCGACCGAGGAGGACATCATCGCCGACCGCGTGACGGATCGCGTCGCGCAGCGGTGCAGCACCGCGGTCACGCGCGACCGCGAACAGTTCGTCTCCCGGCACTGGGGCGCGCTGTACGAGGACGCCGACGAGAGCCGGTTCGACACGGAGACGGTGTGGGTCAAGTCCGAGGCCATCGAGGAGGTTGTCGAGGAGCAGACGGACAAGTCGGGCACCGGCTACCACGGGAAGTTGTCCGGCGCGCTTCAGCGCAACGACCACACGATCAACAGCACCCACCGCGTCACCGTCGACGGGGAGCAGATTCACTGCTACCCGTTCGATCCGGAGGCGCTCAACATCGATGAGACTGACCTGATGGGAGGTGATGACGAGGCTAGCGAAACGTCCGCCGACGAGCGGGTGATCGACGCATGATGCCCGACGCCGACGAACTCAACGATGCGGACGTGTACCGCATCCGCGGCGTCCCGGGCGCGGGAAAGACCACGGAGATCCTCCAACGCACGGAGGAACTCCTCGATGACGAATACGAGCTGACCGACTTCCGCTGGATCAGCTTCACGAACTCGCACGCCCGAGACCTCGTGACTGACCTCTGCGGCGGCGACGGCCCGTTCACGCCGGACGACTTCGACGCCGTGGCCGAGCGGGTCACGACCCTCCACTCGCTCGTCAAGTCGCTCAACGGCGTCAACGGGGACGACATCGTGACGGGCGGGGGCGACGACGACACCATCCGCGAGTTCTTCACCGACCGCGGCATCCGATTCCAGCCCGCCGGTGATCCCCTGCGGAAGGCCGAGGAAGACGAATCACGGGAGATGAGCGAGGGCGAGAAGCTCCTCGCGATCGATCAGTGGCTGATGCAGCACGGTGACGCCATCGAGGCCAGTCTCGTCGAACTCACGCCCGAGTGGATCGACGAGGCGCCCGTGGACACCACGTACGCGGGTTCGGAGGTTGCCGCCATCCTCGCCGAGTACCGCGCGTGGAAGGACGAGCAGGGGATCTACGAGCATCACGACTACATCTGCGAGTACGCGACGAAGCTCCACGAAGAGCCGGAGTACGCGCGCTGGCCCGACTGCAGCGTGCTATTCATCGACGAGTTTCAGGATTACGCACCGGCGGAGTACCTCATCCTCCGCGAGTGGATGGACGCAGATCAGTACGACCTCGCCGTGATCGCCGGCGACGAGAATCAGTCCATCTACTCGTTCAAGGGCGCGAAGCCGTGGCTGTTCGACGAGACGCCCGCCGACGTCGAGAACATCCGCAGGCAGAGCTACCGATGCCCCAAGGCGGTCACTCGCGTCGCCCGGGGCATCCTTCCCGAGAGCGGGATCACCAGCGCGCTTGACGACGAGGGTGTTGCACGGGAGAAGTCCCTGTGGACGGACGTGGAGGCGGCGGAGCTTGCGCTCAGCCTCCTCGACCGCCACGATGCGGACGACGGCGGGGACGTGTACTTGCTCGCTCGCACGAACCGACACGCGAAGAGCATCGCTCGGGCACTCCGAAAGCAGGGTGTTCCGTTCTCGGGGATTGGCACGAAGTTCGCGCCAGCGTACGCCGATCCCGAGGAGACGCACCCGTGGACTGACCGCTGGATCGCCGTCGCCGAACTCCTCCGAGGGATGGCCGCTGGCACGGACGTCCTCAACTACGAGGACGCCTACCAGCTCATCGACGCCGCAGTAGCGAGCGACCGCCGGTGGGAGCAGTGCGACGCCGAGTACGCTGGGCCGCCGGCGGACGTGGAGGATGCACCCGACGTCCCGATCTGGACGGCCTTCCCGGGCTGCTCGGACATCACCGACATCGCGCAGAAGCTCGAGACCGGCGGATGGCGCAAGAAGATGGTGCTGACCGCCGCCGAGTCCCCGGACGTGGACATCCGCGAGGCCGCCGAGAACATCAAGATCGGCACCATCCACGCCGCGAAGGGGCGGCAGGCCCCTGCGGTCGTGACCTTCGCCGGATACCCCGCCAACCTCGCCGAGAAGTGGTGGGACGACGACGAGTTCCGCGCCGAGGAACGACGCCTGTACTACGTGGCCGCGACTCGCGCCAGCGAGGAGTTGGTCATTGCCCGCGAGTTCTTCGACGGGCGCCAGATGCCGCTGTTCCGAGATGGTCTCCCGCACAGCGCGTCGAACAGCCCGAACACCCAACACGCAGACTAGGACAATGGCGCACGACAAACTCACCGAATCCGACTGGAACGAGATCATCACCGACGCCCGCGACGACGCGGGACTCGACAGCGACGCCGGCGTCCCCGAAGACCTCCTCGCCGAACACGCGGGCAAGCGGTTCTTCGAGGTGGCCGATGACGCCCGCGCTCGGGTTAAGCGAGCGGTCGCGAAGGACTGGTTGGCGCGCGACGATGGGCAGTACTGGCTCGCGGGCAACCGTCCGGGGCAGGACGACGAGGAACGCTCTGAGCCCGACAGCAAGGAGAACGACGCTCCCGATGAATCCGACAGCGACGAACCAACGGTCTCCGTTGACCGCGCTCTCGCGGCGATGAACGTCGCGTGCCGGTACTACCACGAACAGCTCGACCGTGACCTCGCCGGCGT
Encoded here:
- a CDS encoding ATP-dependent helicase; translation: MPDADELNDADVYRIRGVPGAGKTTEILQRTEELLDDEYELTDFRWISFTNSHARDLVTDLCGGDGPFTPDDFDAVAERVTTLHSLVKSLNGVNGDDIVTGGGDDDTIREFFTDRGIRFQPAGDPLRKAEEDESREMSEGEKLLAIDQWLMQHGDAIEASLVELTPEWIDEAPVDTTYAGSEVAAILAEYRAWKDEQGIYEHHDYICEYATKLHEEPEYARWPDCSVLFIDEFQDYAPAEYLILREWMDADQYDLAVIAGDENQSIYSFKGAKPWLFDETPADVENIRRQSYRCPKAVTRVARGILPESGITSALDDEGVAREKSLWTDVEAAELALSLLDRHDADDGGDVYLLARTNRHAKSIARALRKQGVPFSGIGTKFAPAYADPEETHPWTDRWIAVAELLRGMAAGTDVLNYEDAYQLIDAAVASDRRWEQCDAEYAGPPADVEDAPDVPIWTAFPGCSDITDIAQKLETGGWRKKMVLTAAESPDVDIREAAENIKIGTIHAAKGRQAPAVVTFAGYPANLAEKWWDDDEFRAEERRLYYVAATRASEELVIAREFFDGRQMPLFRDGLPHSASNSPNTQHAD
- a CDS encoding ParB/RepB/Spo0J family partition protein yields the protein MAQERTDIDGFFSPDELEPHPINDDIYDDRTEPDKALEASIEKHGILNPIIVDPQPDAGEADDKPTIISGHRRVEVAKKLNLDEVPVEELRLASELERRELLLEYNRNRDKTFSQRMREARELERIERERAQERQGTRTDIVENSPSSADTSTDKEYGKTRDKVADETGFGSGRTFDKAKTVWKAAQDGDTVAQHEVAKLDRDKQSIHGAYEQVKDRLEPSSEADEEANDTEEADASSETDEDNPEQLSPEDVILSAYVGENAKVFPKVLDLHVESGSHIADVTYGNGSFWRRVPSDKYELTATDIDPARSPDSTDGVDCRDLPYDDESFDCVVLDPPYKGGFYESEDKPSENKFWMTDRYVGGLGEQSATYHEAVINMYAAAGKEAHRVLEEDGVLVVKTQDEVSENEQRFTHIQITEIFSEMGFHAKDLFVVVRPDRPTIGRTYEQRRARKNHSFFLVFEKRE
- a CDS encoding winged helix-turn-helix domain-containing protein; its protein translation is MTGQTDAPPQLSKTDATLLDHLRDGRSTPSILSDEDDVSSSRSYVSKRLSKMRDQGLVELVDDRHISLYQITPKGDRALDAWRELRTALAES
- a CDS encoding ATP-binding protein; its protein translation is MQRTDFTPDYRQLNPWWDSGDVSEADRYHSERRSDYKYKLDRVRNNRFVTIAGAAGSGKTTILHQIAHDLTIEYGVYPQNVMYLPLGDSRFQIGSDVLADAVDEFATYYWRQDTDPGTGYVLIDDAHATDSWSEQVRDCLDKYDNLTIAVTLPTVARANTDSIEKLNIETSSDLLLPPKYYDVITETRDIEVNKEVVRSVRDALESAADTGDVTGLESAVNSVLDSIESASTLKRGVREFLQGSGRDVTIEDVRNNLELTVYRDVPRYQQFDDRSDLYALCAIAAMYPGQTLGLKNLSEILDCDRRTLQRYIDVLEDFFILTPSYQYKHERRRSVRLYVRDPVLMGSLLDLDYDGLLPTDVEQKLITAVTFDHLKRLGFRFHRSNAPVDFWESGDTDVDFVLETGDGTPIPIVTPDPSGDRAAGDRIEAFCEEHDCTLGVKVSRDAEPDIEENMATLPLWLFLFII